One genomic region from Lynx canadensis isolate LIC74 chromosome E1, mLynCan4.pri.v2, whole genome shotgun sequence encodes:
- the HAP1 gene encoding LOW QUALITY PROTEIN: huntingtin-associated protein 1 (The sequence of the model RefSeq protein was modified relative to this genomic sequence to represent the inferred CDS: inserted 1 base in 1 codon; deleted 1 base in 1 codon; substituted 1 base at 1 genomic stop codon) encodes MRPKEPGQGFVGHRFRTRAPAGVTPAPPPAAHSAPEPSAQPAPAPAQALTEGPRXGSRSPSVSGPAPAGARPTSKAGSPTGTPRASAFAAAQRNAQFGPGNSDAQWTRFIFRGPFGPRATGLGTEKAAGIWKTPAAYIGRRPGVSGPEHAAFIRELEKALCPDQPPPAGITQEDVKVMLNLLEKLCTAFPYSPWMGVPLQRERDLNTVARIGQSLVRQNSVLMGEHSKLEAMLGSAREDILHLRYQVSLGDDLLQLYSDSEEEEEEEEEEEPEEEEQQHYHSYGAPEPTCLRETEVLHDYPQLEALQEQLRLLEEENKQLRRTEASQRMAELSEVLALRREAQDQXQREVTQLRAQVLKLQQRCQSHGAETEKLQQQLASERVIQMLLQHENLQVASQLQDLQEKYTERGGMLTQAQEEVKTLRQQAPGSADPVTRYTHAVPLEALPGFQEALGEELRRSIKIISDPVFFMERWKGGAGGSAWGWPSGAQKDFPVSLPTYRLCRSEVREQDQGLEAEKGLLTAEDFVAEDFVPVEELVPEEERGGHRRGASAEEGATEEAELVSEEAEVVELELDEATQGNVGTSALEASGLGPSRLNMKRVLQQLTNWLDARYSRQLRPKMLQKGECSHRGLPPASQTSYRSSMKGEGR; translated from the exons ATGCGCCCGAAAGAGCCCGGGCAGGGCTTCGTGGGGCACCGCTTCAGAACCCGGGCTCCAGCGGGAGTcacccccgcacccccacccgcAGCCCATTCCGCTCCAGAGCCCTCAGCGCAGCCTGCACCCGCCCCTGCGCAGGCACTGACGGAAGGACCGC ACGGATCCAGATCCCCATCCGTCTCGGGACCCGCCCCCGCCGGAGCTCGCCCGACCTCCAAGGCTGGATCCCCGACAGGAACACCGCGCGCGTCCGCATTCGCAGCCGCCCAGCGGAATGCCCAGTTTGGGCCCGGCAACTCGGACGCGCAGTGGACTCGCTTCATATTCCGAGGGCCCTTTGGTCCCCGGGCCACTGGCCTGGGGACTGAGAAGGCGGCGGGCATCTGGAAGACGCCGGCCGCCTACATCGGACGGCGGCCTGGGGTGTCGGGCCCCGAGCACGCCGCCTTTATTCGGGAGCTGGAGAAAG CGCTGTGCCCTGACCAACCCCCGCCAGCCGGGATCACCCAAGAAGATGTCAAAGTGATGTTAAATTTGCTAGAGAAGCTGTGTACTGCTTTCCCT TATTCCCCGTGGATGGGGGTCCCTCTGCAGAGAGAGCGGGACCTAAATACTGTGGCTCGCATTGGCCAGTCCCTGGTGAGACAGAACAGTGTTCTGATGGGGGAGCACAGCAAACTGGAAGCCATGCTGGGCTCAGCCAGGGAGGAC ATTTTACACCTCAGATACCAGGTGAGCTTGGGAGATGACCTCCTTCAGCTCTACTCAGactctgaggaggaggaggaggaagaagaggaggaggagccggAGGAGGAAGAGCAGCAGCACTATCATTCCTATGGAGCCCCTGAGCC GACTTGTCTGCGGGAGACGGAGGTCCTGCACGACTACCCGCAGCTGGAAGCCCTGCAGGAGCAGCTGAGGCTGCTGGAGGAGGAGAACAAGCAGCTGAGGAGGA CCGAGGCCAGCCAGCGGATGGCTGAGCTGTCAGAGGTGCTGGCGCTCAGGAGGGAGGCCCAGGACCAGTAGCAGAGGGAGGTCACCCAGCTGCGGGCCCAGGTCCTGAAGCTGCAGCAACGCTGCCAGTCG CATGGGGCTGAGACTGAGAAGTTGCAGCAGCAGCTGGCTTCGGAGAGAGTAATCCAGATGCTGCTCCAGCATGAG AATCTGCAAGTGGCTTCCCAGCTGCAGGACCTACAGGAGAAGTACACGGAGCGTGGGGGCATGCTGACCCAGGCTCAGGAGGAGGTGAAGACCCTCCGCCAGCAAGCGCCGGGGTCCGCTGACCCTGTCACCCGCTACACACACGCCGTACCTCTG GAGGCCCTTCCTGGTTTTCAGGAGGCCCTGGGTGAGGAGCTCAGAAGGTCTATAAAGATTATCTCGGACCCTGTGTTTTTTATGGAAAG GTGGAAGGGGGGCGCTGGGGGCTCTGCCTGGGGTTGGCCTTCAGGGGCACAGAAAGActttcctgtctccctgcccACATACAGGCTGTGCCGCAGTGAGGTGCGAGAACAGGACCAGGGCTTAGAGGCTGAGAAGGGGTTACTGACAGCAGAGGATTTTGTGGCGGAAGATTTTGTGCCTGTGGAGGAATTGGTGCCTGAGGAGGAACGGGGGGGCCACAGAAGAGGT GCGTCAGCTGAGGAGGGGGCAACAGAAGAGGCAGAGCTGGTGTCTGAGGAGGCCGAGGTGGTGGAGCTGGAGCTGGATGAGGCAACGCAGGGGAACGTAGGGACCTCAGCGCTGGAGGCTAGCGGCTTGGGCCCCTCTCGCCTAAACATGAAGCGCGTCCTCCAGCAGCTGACTAACTGGCTGGATGCGCGTTATAGTCGGCAGCTGAGGCCGAAGATGCTCCAGAAAGGTGAGTGCTCCCACAGGGGCCTCCCTCCGGCCAGCCAGACCAGCTACAGATCATCAATGAAAGGTGAGGGTAGGTGA